A region of Deinococcus apachensis DSM 19763 DNA encodes the following proteins:
- a CDS encoding CapA family protein, producing MTGWRSLLALAATLSLTSGGREAPPLTLALAGDVSLARGVAEANAGNWGAALSGVAAALRADATYGNLESPLTTAPHPGVGLDLRAPPAGVAALTAFTQLGVENNHAEDGGVAGQAESRGTLRRAGITPITLGPTVTRVRGVPVAWVAFLDDGQTPPPLAAIREGARRARFVVVGVHWGAEYSPVTARQRTLARHLAAAGATLIVGSGPHVLQGSERLGGTLVLYSLGNLLFDQPYPDTWLGAVVRVGIEADDLRPCAVPTRSRSGRVTLATAGERRTALARLGIPTCPGTR from the coding sequence GTGACCGGGTGGAGGAGCCTCCTCGCCCTGGCCGCGACGCTGTCCCTGACCTCGGGTGGGCGGGAGGCGCCCCCGCTTACCCTCGCGCTGGCGGGCGACGTGAGCCTGGCGCGTGGCGTGGCGGAGGCGAATGCAGGGAACTGGGGGGCGGCGCTCTCCGGTGTGGCAGCGGCTCTGCGGGCGGACGCGACCTACGGGAATCTGGAGTCGCCCCTTACGACGGCGCCCCATCCGGGAGTAGGGCTGGATCTGCGCGCTCCCCCTGCAGGCGTGGCGGCACTGACGGCCTTTACTCAGCTGGGCGTGGAGAACAACCACGCGGAGGACGGCGGCGTTGCGGGGCAGGCCGAGAGCCGGGGAACTCTGCGCCGCGCCGGGATCACCCCCATCACCCTCGGCCCGACGGTCACCCGAGTCCGGGGAGTCCCCGTCGCCTGGGTCGCCTTTCTGGACGACGGGCAGACGCCACCACCGCTCGCCGCCATCCGGGAAGGCGCACGACGGGCGAGATTTGTCGTTGTAGGCGTTCATTGGGGCGCGGAATACAGCCCCGTCACCGCGCGGCAACGAACCCTCGCCCGGCACCTCGCGGCAGCGGGGGCGACGCTGATCGTGGGGAGCGGGCCGCATGTCCTTCAGGGCAGCGAGCGTTTGGGCGGAACCCTGGTGCTGTACAGTCTGGGCAACCTGCTCTTCGACCAGCCGTACCCGGACACGTGGCTGGGTGCGGTCGTGCGGGTGGGGATTGAGGCGGACGACCTGCGGCCCTGCGCCGTCCCTACCCGCTCCCGGTCGGGCCGCGTCACCCTGGCCACGGCGGGGGAACGCCGCA